One Streptomyces sp. NBC_00223 genomic window carries:
- a CDS encoding nuclear transport factor 2 family protein, which yields MNHQQAGRLRLSPAVTATGIDHVRLAYDYLDSDDVDGYGSLLDENVSLDRPDIPPARGRAEVIRMHLDRVVPRAHHRIERIVAEGDSVVAVGRLSQESGARSYDRRGVGFVDVFTLSDEGMLLGCRRYYFTSPG from the coding sequence GTGAACCATCAGCAGGCCGGAAGGCTCCGGCTCAGTCCCGCGGTGACGGCGACCGGTATCGACCATGTACGGCTGGCGTACGACTATCTGGACAGCGACGACGTGGACGGATACGGCTCGCTGCTGGACGAGAACGTCTCCCTGGACCGGCCCGACATCCCGCCCGCGCGCGGCCGGGCCGAGGTGATCCGGATGCACCTGGACCGGGTCGTCCCCCGGGCGCACCACCGGATCGAGCGGATCGTGGCGGAGGGGGACAGCGTGGTGGCCGTCGGCCGGCTCTCGCAGGAGTCCGGCGCGCGCTCGTACGACAGGCGGGGTGTCGGATTCGTGGACGTCTTCACGCTCTCCGACGAAGGCATGCTGCTGGGCTGTCGCCGCTACTACTTCACCTCGCCGGGCTGA
- a CDS encoding cellulose binding domain-containing protein, whose translation MTLPARRMWVAALAAATTVLMVGLLVIANPTNARAAATGFVQRCATHFCVDGKTAYFAGANSYDLFTFGSGSGDTETQYMDKAAIDSEMANMASDGVTLVRTWMFSHETWHGFEPAKNTMNEQQWAEFDYILYSANQHGLRVVPALENYWTAYGGVNSVLGWEGASTSNSGNFFDSTKCAGCLADYEFYVNYALNRVNHYTGVAYKNDPTIFSWELMNEPRYQDVNTADNTAGTVFRAWEDKVGAYIKNIDPNHMIDNGIEGQGSSYGYGSDNGVPYTYECQSPYIDFCSAHIYPTEGWANLSVAATQSLVTKYITDAHTGAGKPFFLGEFNTSASTRNTYWPAIYSTMESNNGDADAFWWYMNSSKDGNYGVMHGDSALTYFKTHSNADKAKSGTTTPPTNPPTTPPTTPPTTPPTTPPTTPPTTPPTTPPTTPPTTPPSGGCSVSYVINDWGPAFNADVTVTNGPTAITSWKLVFSFPGNQSITNIWNATQTQSGKQVTASNAAYNGTVAAGAKVNFGFSANSTAGTNGVPSSFTFNGKACTVS comes from the coding sequence ATGACACTCCCAGCAAGACGTATGTGGGTGGCGGCGCTTGCCGCGGCGACGACGGTCCTCATGGTGGGACTTCTCGTCATCGCCAACCCGACCAACGCCCGGGCCGCGGCCACGGGCTTCGTGCAGCGGTGCGCCACGCACTTCTGCGTCGACGGCAAGACCGCGTACTTCGCGGGTGCCAACTCCTATGACCTGTTCACGTTCGGCAGCGGCTCGGGCGACACCGAGACGCAGTACATGGACAAGGCGGCCATCGACTCCGAGATGGCGAACATGGCCTCCGACGGGGTCACCCTCGTCCGGACCTGGATGTTCTCCCACGAGACCTGGCACGGCTTCGAGCCCGCCAAGAACACGATGAACGAGCAGCAGTGGGCGGAGTTCGACTACATCCTGTACTCCGCCAACCAGCACGGCCTGCGTGTCGTCCCGGCGCTGGAGAACTACTGGACCGCGTACGGGGGTGTGAACTCCGTGCTTGGCTGGGAGGGCGCCTCCACCAGCAACTCCGGCAACTTCTTCGACTCCACCAAGTGCGCCGGCTGCCTCGCGGACTACGAGTTCTATGTGAACTACGCACTGAACCGGGTCAACCACTACACCGGTGTCGCGTACAAGAACGACCCGACGATCTTCTCCTGGGAGCTGATGAACGAGCCCCGCTACCAGGACGTCAACACCGCCGACAACACCGCCGGCACCGTCTTCCGCGCGTGGGAGGACAAGGTCGGGGCGTACATCAAGAACATCGACCCCAACCACATGATCGACAACGGCATCGAGGGCCAGGGCAGTTCCTACGGCTACGGCAGCGACAACGGCGTGCCGTACACCTACGAGTGCCAGTCGCCGTACATCGACTTCTGCTCCGCGCACATCTACCCGACCGAGGGCTGGGCGAACCTGTCCGTGGCGGCCACCCAGTCGCTGGTGACGAAGTACATCACGGACGCCCACACCGGGGCCGGAAAGCCCTTCTTCCTGGGCGAGTTCAACACCTCCGCGAGCACCCGCAACACCTACTGGCCCGCCATCTACAGCACGATGGAGTCCAACAACGGTGACGCGGACGCCTTCTGGTGGTACATGAACTCCAGCAAGGACGGCAACTACGGTGTGATGCACGGGGACTCCGCGCTGACGTACTTCAAGACGCACTCCAACGCGGACAAGGCCAAGAGCGGTACCACCACCCCGCCCACGAACCCGCCGACCACGCCCCCGACCACTCCGCCCACGACGCCGCCGACCACACCTCCGACGACGCCGCCCACCACTCCGCCCACGACGCCTCCGACGACCCCGCCGACCACTCCGCCGTCCGGTGGCTGCTCGGTGAGCTACGTCATCAACGACTGGGGACCGGCGTTCAACGCGGATGTGACCGTCACCAACGGGCCCACGGCGATCACCAGCTGGAAGCTCGTCTTCAGCTTCCCGGGCAACCAGTCGATCACCAACATCTGGAACGCCACGCAGACGCAGAGCGGTAAGCAGGTCACCGCCTCCAACGCCGCGTACAACGGAACCGTCGCCGCCGGGGCCAAGGTCAACTTCGGCTTCAGCGCGAACTCCACCGCCGGCACCAACGGTGTGCCGAGCAGCTTCACCTTCAACGGCAAGGCGTGCACGGTGTCCTGA
- a CDS encoding winged helix-turn-helix transcriptional regulator, which translates to MSELSGASAASVSSATAEAAEVRRVCERFHAAIELIGGRWTGAILRAVFTGSHRFAHIRAAVPGLSDTMLAQRLRTLEEHGLLERRVGPSGPNQVEYRFTAKGEELEPVIDAVIAWSHRWIQLPDRTTDT; encoded by the coding sequence GTGTCCGAACTGTCCGGGGCGTCTGCGGCGTCCGTGTCCTCCGCGACCGCTGAGGCCGCTGAGGTCCGCCGGGTGTGCGAGCGCTTCCACGCCGCCATCGAGCTGATCGGCGGCCGCTGGACGGGCGCCATTCTGCGGGCGGTCTTCACCGGCTCGCACCGGTTCGCCCACATCAGGGCGGCCGTGCCGGGGCTCAGCGACACCATGCTGGCCCAGCGGCTGCGGACGCTGGAGGAACACGGACTCCTCGAACGCCGGGTCGGCCCGTCGGGGCCGAACCAGGTCGAGTACCGCTTCACCGCGAAGGGCGAGGAGTTGGAGCCCGTCATCGACGCGGTGATCGCCTGGTCCCACCGCTGGATTCAGCTCCCGGACCGGACGACGGACACCTGA
- a CDS encoding glycoside hydrolase 5 family protein — translation MSFFHQTRQAAASALSRRTLLGGAAVGVTALAAGTGTAQAHTGGASHPSAPTPKAPKLPTAPTAKTQGFVTTHQGAFRLNGKPFRFGGTNCYYLHQQSHYMIDNALDDAAAMGLTVLRAWAFADGDGQSYRALQPKPYVYDEAAFDALDYAVWKAGQLGIRLVLPLVNNWPDYGGMQQYVQWFLGLPDDSYSDGTHHDRFYTEPKIKAAYKAYARFVIGRRNRYTGLHYNQDPTIMTFELANEPRCRSEKSGATLLGWAREMSAYVKKLAPSQLVAVGDEGFYGQAGNADYPYSDYEGTPWKKLVALPSVDYGTFHLYPQGWGENPESKPGTDATAWGTQWIKDHIADGRALRKPVVLEEFGVSVNAGQGFPDDAARLATYTAWTGAVRDNGGAGDQFWLLTSRVDDGSFYPDYDGYRITWNNDPANSTREIAQLFSAHAKSMASGG, via the coding sequence GTGTCCTTTTTCCACCAGACCCGACAGGCCGCCGCGTCGGCCCTGAGCCGCCGCACTCTTCTCGGAGGAGCGGCGGTCGGCGTGACCGCGCTGGCCGCCGGAACCGGCACCGCCCAGGCGCACACCGGAGGCGCCTCGCACCCGTCGGCGCCGACCCCGAAGGCCCCGAAGCTCCCGACCGCCCCCACCGCCAAGACCCAGGGCTTCGTGACGACCCATCAGGGCGCCTTCCGGCTGAACGGCAAGCCGTTCAGGTTCGGCGGCACCAACTGCTACTACCTGCACCAGCAGTCGCACTACATGATCGACAACGCGCTCGACGACGCGGCCGCCATGGGCCTGACCGTGCTGCGCGCCTGGGCGTTCGCCGACGGCGACGGCCAGTCGTACCGCGCGTTGCAGCCCAAGCCCTACGTCTACGACGAGGCCGCCTTCGACGCGCTGGACTACGCGGTGTGGAAGGCCGGACAGCTCGGCATCCGACTCGTCCTGCCGCTGGTCAACAACTGGCCCGACTACGGCGGCATGCAGCAGTACGTGCAGTGGTTCCTCGGCCTGCCCGACGACTCCTACAGCGACGGCACCCACCACGACCGTTTCTACACGGAGCCGAAGATCAAGGCGGCCTACAAGGCGTACGCCCGCTTCGTCATCGGCCGCAGGAACCGCTACACCGGGCTCCACTACAACCAGGACCCGACCATCATGACCTTCGAGCTGGCCAACGAGCCGCGCTGCCGCAGTGAGAAAAGCGGCGCGACCCTGCTGGGCTGGGCGAGGGAAATGAGCGCCTACGTCAAGAAGTTGGCGCCCTCCCAGCTGGTCGCCGTCGGCGACGAGGGCTTCTACGGCCAGGCCGGCAACGCCGACTACCCGTACTCGGACTACGAGGGCACGCCCTGGAAGAAGCTGGTCGCGCTGCCGTCGGTCGACTACGGGACCTTCCACCTCTATCCGCAGGGCTGGGGCGAGAACCCGGAGAGCAAGCCCGGTACGGACGCCACCGCGTGGGGCACGCAGTGGATCAAGGACCACATCGCGGACGGCAGGGCGCTGCGCAAGCCGGTCGTCCTGGAGGAGTTCGGCGTGTCCGTGAACGCCGGGCAGGGCTTCCCCGACGACGCGGCCCGGCTCGCCACGTACACCGCGTGGACCGGCGCCGTACGTGACAACGGCGGGGCCGGCGACCAGTTCTGGCTGCTCACCTCGCGGGTCGACGACGGTTCCTTCTACCCGGACTACGACGGCTACCGGATCACCTGGAACAACGACCCGGCCAACTCCACCCGGGAGATAGCCCAGTTGTTCAGCGCGCACGCCAAGTCGATGGCGTCCGGCGGCTGA
- a CDS encoding NADPH-dependent FMN reductase encodes MAKLGIIVASTRPGRVGLPVAQWFEGEARAHAGFDEIDLIDLAEVALPFMNEPSHPRLGQYTHQHTRDWSARVAGVDALVFVMPEYNYGFNAELKNALDYLHNEWTYKPVGFVSYGGVAAGARAVQMIKQVVTTLKMTPVFEAVAIPFVHQLLNDESVLVANDLMTGAAKAMLDELVRVEATLRPLRPALAESGQGV; translated from the coding sequence ATGGCGAAGCTGGGAATCATCGTGGCGAGCACCAGGCCCGGCCGGGTCGGCCTGCCCGTCGCGCAGTGGTTCGAGGGGGAGGCGCGGGCGCACGCCGGGTTCGACGAGATCGACCTGATCGACCTCGCCGAGGTGGCGCTGCCGTTCATGAACGAGCCCAGTCACCCCCGGCTCGGCCAGTACACCCACCAGCACACCCGCGACTGGAGCGCCCGGGTGGCCGGTGTGGACGCCCTGGTGTTCGTCATGCCCGAGTACAACTACGGCTTCAACGCCGAGCTCAAGAACGCCCTCGACTACCTGCACAACGAGTGGACGTACAAGCCGGTCGGCTTCGTCAGCTACGGCGGCGTCGCGGCGGGCGCCCGGGCCGTCCAGATGATCAAGCAGGTCGTCACGACCCTCAAGATGACCCCGGTCTTCGAGGCCGTGGCCATCCCCTTCGTCCACCAGCTCCTCAACGACGAGTCCGTGCTCGTCGCCAACGACCTGATGACGGGCGCGGCCAAGGCGATGCTCGACGAGCTGGTGCGGGTGGAGGCCACGCTGCGGCCGCTGCGGCCCGCTCTGGCAGAATCGGGCCAGGGCGTCTGA
- a CDS encoding AfsR/SARP family transcriptional regulator: MSDTSGEGAAADPLVFRILGPLQLIGAGGAIRIPPGRQEVILAALLLEVNRVVSTEYLVDLIWNDEPPDTARTQVQICVSRLRKIFAGAGIDAAITTRPPGYVLKADGESVDAAIFARRLAEARLLGKDGRTAEAADTLRAAGELWLGDCLGGVSSDTLRSKAQQLDEERLNAIETRIQLELDLGRHHQLVGEIQLLVHEHPLRERLRGLLMLALYRSGRQAEALESYREGRALLADELGLDPGGELRQLESAILSGDPALHAGTEPLRRPAPAEPAPPPVEAPPPPAYREEIPRQLPADTADFVEDEEQIAGIERALTGDGTRHAVGVTVIVGKPGTGKSTLATHIAHRLSDTGFPDGQLYCDLRGTGTPATSAEVLGRFLRALGIPGPVIPEALDERAEMYRTLLAARRVLVVLDDAASESQVLPLLPGSRTCAVLITSRVRLTALPGAYRVELDVLSTASALELLVRVIGGERVSRESVAAEALIRTVGGLPLALRIVAARLAARPHWSLASMVQRLANERHRLDELTHGELTMRASLSLTHDGLAAEDRRLLRLLSLAQGTTLPGWLAGALLDDDRPFPSDLLEPLVDVQMLDVVGVESTGGFRYRFHEIIRVFAREQLAAHDEPAVQSAALERMMGGWLSLAEQAHRRVYGGDFTVLHGTAPRWRPPAAVADELLVDPLEWLDGEHTNLCQAVEHAAREQMHELSWDLATTLVTLFEVRGYLDDWERTHQLALSAVRSANNTRGTAALLTSLGSLYLSRRQHEESRTALGSALGLFTELGDAHGLALCRRDLALLERMQGNDDLALSLYADSLRDFDKVGDVVGRAIVLTQRAHIWMRRGHHDSAQAQLDEALGIYRTVGYTGGLARTLRRVGQVQLQRDEHEQAVRTLTEVLDLCRETGDVIGEGHLLRDLGQALAVMGLNDQAKRFFDSALAVREQIMDQGGAAMVRLDLARLLERTGEHSRSKDLLEAAARAFRDRRMPRELREAERLLGVAPGAMPAGGAVPPGAAGDAG, from the coding sequence ATGTCCGATACGTCCGGCGAGGGCGCCGCGGCCGACCCGCTGGTGTTCCGGATACTCGGGCCGCTCCAGCTCATCGGCGCCGGCGGGGCCATCCGTATCCCCCCGGGCCGGCAGGAAGTGATCCTCGCGGCGCTGCTGCTCGAAGTGAACCGGGTGGTGAGCACCGAGTATCTGGTGGACCTGATCTGGAACGACGAGCCGCCGGACACCGCGCGCACCCAGGTGCAGATCTGTGTCTCCCGGCTCCGCAAGATCTTCGCCGGGGCGGGTATCGACGCGGCTATCACCACCCGGCCGCCCGGCTATGTGCTCAAGGCCGACGGCGAGAGCGTGGACGCGGCGATCTTCGCCCGCCGGCTGGCCGAGGCCCGGCTGCTGGGCAAGGACGGCCGCACCGCGGAGGCCGCCGACACCCTGCGGGCTGCGGGCGAACTCTGGCTCGGCGACTGCCTCGGCGGGGTCTCCAGCGACACCCTGCGCAGCAAGGCACAGCAGCTGGACGAGGAGCGGCTGAACGCGATCGAGACCCGTATCCAGCTGGAGCTGGACCTCGGCCGCCATCACCAATTGGTCGGCGAGATCCAACTCCTCGTGCACGAGCACCCGTTGCGGGAGCGGCTGCGCGGGCTGCTGATGCTGGCGCTGTACCGGTCGGGGCGGCAGGCAGAGGCGCTGGAGTCCTATCGCGAGGGCCGGGCGCTGCTCGCCGACGAACTCGGCCTCGATCCGGGCGGCGAGCTGCGGCAGTTGGAGTCGGCGATCCTGTCCGGCGACCCCGCGCTGCATGCCGGGACCGAGCCCTTGCGCCGTCCCGCGCCCGCCGAGCCCGCTCCCCCGCCGGTCGAGGCACCGCCCCCGCCCGCGTACCGCGAGGAGATCCCCCGCCAACTTCCCGCCGACACCGCTGACTTCGTGGAGGACGAGGAGCAGATCGCGGGCATCGAGCGGGCCTTGACCGGTGACGGCACCCGGCACGCGGTGGGTGTCACGGTGATCGTCGGCAAGCCGGGCACCGGCAAGTCCACCCTGGCCACGCACATCGCGCACCGGCTGAGCGACACCGGTTTCCCGGACGGCCAGCTGTACTGCGATCTGCGCGGTACGGGCACCCCGGCGACCTCGGCCGAGGTGCTGGGCCGCTTTCTGCGGGCGCTGGGCATCCCGGGCCCGGTGATCCCCGAGGCCCTGGACGAGCGCGCGGAGATGTACCGTACGCTGCTGGCCGCCCGCCGGGTGCTGGTGGTGCTGGACGACGCCGCGTCCGAGAGCCAGGTGCTGCCGCTGCTGCCGGGCAGCCGTACGTGTGCGGTGCTGATCACCAGCCGGGTGCGGCTGACCGCGCTGCCGGGGGCGTACCGGGTCGAGCTGGACGTGCTCAGTACGGCCAGCGCGCTGGAGCTGCTGGTGCGGGTGATCGGCGGGGAGCGGGTCTCGCGCGAGTCGGTGGCCGCCGAGGCGCTGATCCGCACGGTGGGCGGACTGCCGCTGGCGCTGCGGATCGTGGCCGCCCGGCTCGCCGCGCGCCCGCACTGGTCCCTGGCGTCGATGGTCCAGCGGCTGGCCAACGAGCGGCACCGGCTGGACGAGTTGACGCACGGCGAACTCACCATGCGGGCCAGTCTGTCGCTGACCCACGACGGACTGGCCGCCGAGGACCGCAGGTTACTGCGGCTGCTCTCGCTGGCGCAGGGCACCACGCTGCCGGGCTGGCTGGCGGGCGCGCTGCTGGACGACGACCGGCCGTTCCCCTCGGACCTGCTGGAGCCGCTGGTCGACGTGCAGATGCTGGATGTCGTCGGCGTGGAGAGCACCGGCGGGTTCCGCTATCGCTTCCACGAGATCATCCGGGTCTTCGCCCGTGAGCAACTGGCCGCGCACGACGAGCCCGCCGTGCAGTCCGCGGCGCTGGAGCGGATGATGGGCGGCTGGCTCTCGCTGGCCGAGCAGGCCCATCGGCGCGTCTACGGAGGGGACTTCACGGTGCTGCACGGCACCGCGCCGCGCTGGCGGCCGCCGGCGGCCGTCGCGGACGAGCTGCTGGTCGACCCGTTGGAGTGGCTGGACGGCGAACACACCAATCTGTGCCAGGCCGTGGAGCACGCGGCCCGCGAGCAGATGCACGAGCTGAGCTGGGACCTGGCCACGACGCTGGTGACGCTGTTCGAGGTGCGCGGCTATCTCGACGACTGGGAGCGCACGCATCAACTGGCGCTGTCGGCCGTACGGTCGGCGAACAACACGCGGGGCACGGCGGCGCTGCTGACCTCTCTCGGCTCGCTCTATCTCAGCCGCCGGCAGCACGAGGAGTCGCGTACGGCGCTCGGTTCCGCGCTCGGTCTCTTCACCGAACTCGGCGACGCCCACGGGCTCGCGCTGTGCCGCCGCGACCTGGCCCTGCTGGAGCGGATGCAGGGCAACGACGACCTCGCGCTGTCGCTCTACGCCGATTCCCTGCGGGACTTCGACAAGGTCGGCGATGTGGTGGGGCGGGCGATCGTCCTGACGCAGCGCGCGCACATCTGGATGCGCCGGGGGCACCACGACAGCGCCCAGGCGCAGTTGGACGAGGCGCTGGGCATCTACCGTACGGTCGGCTACACCGGCGGCCTGGCGCGTACGCTGCGGCGGGTCGGTCAGGTGCAGCTCCAGCGCGACGAGCACGAGCAGGCCGTCCGTACCCTCACCGAGGTGCTCGATCTGTGCCGGGAGACCGGCGATGTGATCGGCGAGGGCCATCTGCTGCGCGATCTGGGGCAGGCGCTGGCGGTCATGGGGCTGAACGATCAGGCGAAGCGTTTCTTCGACAGCGCGCTGGCGGTGCGTGAGCAGATCATGGACCAGGGGGGTGCGGCGATGGTCCGGCTGGACCTGGCGCGTCTGCTGGAGCGGACCGGGGAGCACTCCCGGTCGAAGGACCTGCTGGAGGCCGCGGCCCGGGCGTTCCGCGATCGGCGGATGCCTCGGGAACTGCGGGAGGCCGAGCGGCTGTTGGGTGTCGCACCGGGGGCGATGCCCGCGGGTGGCGCGGTGCCGCCGGGGGCGGCGGGGGACGCCGGCTGA